From Acinetobacter sp. ASP199, the proteins below share one genomic window:
- a CDS encoding GGDEF domain-containing protein produces the protein MTTVDGRMHANTQASLQSFNRHSLEQLQASENDLKNRQVLEDALVDRHAHIPVQFQSHFYDYLYRHNCHSLRQIHLLAQLVFLLYFFADIFIIPDLMMVSGFTRVTLVLAVWIVCELLFQYSQDIRLLDLILPIGTTLCAGVWILFLLSSTSPHVANYLYAASIFILITNLCIKVQFKVALYCSVLISLLVLIAMTQLMTLSEAFIFIVVFSPVLLFSLYFNWNNILHTRRAFIRTLLDEWNYHMVRNLAHTDELTQLYNRRHFVHLAENYIHDWPRYSSTCLLMFDVDHFKQINDNYGHDVGDRVLQLIADTARKEMRHSDVLARFGGEEFIILLSDTQLQDALVIAERIRNSIQQQYLYAQPKLVLKFTVSIGIAELESPTQDLDDLIKKADVALYAAKKSGRNRTEVYHPDMSSPFQSDSQNFYNEKYINL, from the coding sequence ATGACGACTGTCGATGGCAGGATGCATGCAAATACGCAGGCTTCCTTGCAGAGTTTCAATAGGCATTCTTTGGAGCAATTGCAAGCTTCCGAGAATGACCTGAAGAACCGTCAGGTGCTAGAAGATGCACTTGTGGATCGGCACGCCCATATTCCTGTGCAATTCCAGTCACATTTTTATGACTATCTGTACCGGCATAACTGCCATAGTCTGCGTCAGATCCACCTACTGGCACAGTTGGTGTTCTTGCTATATTTCTTTGCCGATATCTTTATTATCCCTGACCTGATGATGGTTTCAGGGTTTACTCGGGTGACTTTGGTCTTGGCCGTTTGGATCGTCTGTGAACTGTTGTTTCAATACAGTCAGGACATTCGTCTACTCGATCTGATCCTGCCGATAGGGACGACACTTTGCGCTGGCGTATGGATCCTGTTCCTGCTCTCTTCTACCAGCCCGCATGTAGCAAATTATTTATATGCCGCATCCATTTTTATTCTGATTACCAATCTCTGCATCAAGGTTCAATTTAAGGTTGCACTGTATTGTTCGGTCCTAATCAGCCTGCTGGTTCTGATCGCGATGACCCAGCTGATGACCTTATCGGAAGCTTTTATCTTTATCGTTGTGTTTAGCCCAGTGTTGCTGTTTAGCTTATATTTTAACTGGAACAATATCCTGCATACCCGTCGTGCATTTATCCGTACCCTGTTAGATGAATGGAACTACCATATGGTGCGTAATCTCGCCCATACTGATGAACTCACCCAACTCTATAACCGCCGGCATTTTGTTCATCTGGCAGAAAACTATATTCATGACTGGCCAAGATACTCGAGTACCTGCCTGCTGATGTTTGACGTGGACCATTTCAAGCAGATCAATGATAACTATGGCCATGATGTTGGGGATCGGGTACTGCAGTTGATTGCAGATACAGCGCGTAAGGAAATGCGCCATAGTGATGTACTGGCACGCTTTGGTGGTGAGGAATTTATTATCTTGCTGTCCGATACACAGTTGCAGGATGCCTTGGTGATCGCCGAGCGCATTCGTAATTCAATTCAGCAGCAGTATCTCTATGCCCAGCCTAAGCTTGTACTGAAATTTACGGTTTCAATTGGTATTGCGGAATTGGAATCCCCTACCCAGGATCTGGATGACCTGATTAAAAAAGCAGATGTGGCACTTTATGCTGCCAAGAAGAGTGGACGCAACCGAACTGAGGTTTATCATCCAGATATGAGTTCACCATTTCAATCTGATTCACAGAATTTTTATAATGAAAAATATATTAACTTATGA
- a CDS encoding GGDEF domain-containing protein → MPQEYHKESRLLIQQALKDPLVRIPQPLKSAYYSHQKKLHLRYLLQVNLFAQFAYASYTFADIYVLRDIHTLLLVTKLGFTSVMTLITVWMYQYSRNLALFDLLLPTSIIGASAVWFFNLNQSESPYNLIYQYSSLIFIVLANLSVHIRFKPSLIISALITLMIYIGVYFNVKGDLQQLVLFSLIYLPVLSFSIYISWNSTLKSRLVFLQHTLNEYNRQAFEHMAHTDSLTGLNNRRFFEYLAQQHIAHTLEQETPNPSSLIVFDVDHFKKINDNYGHDIGDRVLQIIAETAQSEMRDTDILARYGGEEFIALLPDTHLDDALKIADCLRQRIEQAEVFLDQGQSLKFTISVGAAILKTCETDLYTVIKQADIALYQAKANGRNRVEQYDPLINPNVVLQPQGSWNKDRNMKLAQE, encoded by the coding sequence ATGCCACAGGAATATCATAAGGAGTCACGTCTTCTGATTCAGCAGGCGCTTAAAGATCCTCTGGTTCGTATTCCTCAGCCATTAAAATCTGCCTATTATTCCCACCAAAAAAAGCTGCATCTGAGATATCTGCTACAGGTGAATCTGTTTGCACAGTTTGCTTATGCTTCTTATACCTTTGCGGATATTTATGTACTTCGTGACATCCATACCCTGTTGCTTGTGACCAAACTGGGTTTTACCTCAGTCATGACCCTGATCACTGTGTGGATGTACCAGTATAGCCGGAATTTAGCACTCTTTGATCTATTGCTACCCACTTCGATAATTGGTGCCAGTGCGGTCTGGTTTTTTAATTTAAATCAGTCAGAAAGCCCTTATAACCTGATCTATCAATATTCCTCTCTAATCTTTATCGTTCTGGCAAATTTAAGTGTACATATCCGTTTCAAGCCTTCCCTGATTATCTCAGCCCTGATTACCCTCATGATATATATCGGTGTGTATTTCAATGTTAAAGGTGATCTGCAACAGCTGGTTCTGTTTTCTCTAATTTACTTGCCGGTGCTCAGTTTTAGTATCTATATCAGCTGGAATTCAACGCTTAAATCTCGGCTTGTATTTTTACAACATACCTTGAATGAATATAACCGTCAGGCTTTTGAGCATATGGCGCATACTGATTCCTTAACAGGATTAAATAACCGTCGCTTCTTTGAATATTTGGCTCAGCAACATATAGCACATACGCTTGAACAAGAAACACCGAATCCAAGTTCACTCATTGTGTTTGACGTCGATCATTTTAAAAAGATTAATGATAACTATGGTCATGATATTGGCGACCGGGTACTGCAAATTATTGCGGAAACGGCCCAAAGTGAAATGCGAGATACTGATATTCTGGCGCGTTATGGCGGGGAAGAGTTTATTGCCCTGCTTCCTGATACGCATCTGGATGATGCTCTGAAAATTGCTGATTGTTTAAGGCAGCGTATTGAACAGGCAGAGGTGTTTCTTGATCAAGGTCAGTCCTTAAAGTTCACTATTTCAGTAGGTGCTGCAATTCTGAAAACCTGTGAAACTGACCTGTATACCGTCATTAAACAGGCGGATATCGCGCTGTATCAGGCCAAGGCCAATGGAAGGAATCGAGTAGAGCAATATGATCCCTTAATCAATCCTAATGTCGTACTGCAGCCACAAGGCTCATGGAATAAGGATCGAAATATGAAATTGGCTCAAGAATAA
- the guaA gene encoding glutamine-hydrolyzing GMP synthase, translating to MTTNTQITEDRILILDFGSQYSQLIARRVRESGVYSEMFAYDMSEEDIRAFNPNGIILSGGPESVHEEGSPRAPEVVFNLGVPVLGICYGLQTMSAQLGGKVEPGTVHEFGYAEVDIQIRDGLIGDLEDSADKLKVWMSHGDKVTQIPEGFQITASTPSCPVAMVSDEKRRFYGIQFHPEVTHTAKGKELLSNFVHNICGCRSLWNSENIIDLRVEQLREQIGDQKVLLGLSGGVDSSVVAALLHRAIGDQLTCVFVDNGLLRLNEGEQVMDMFAKNMGIRVIRADAEDRFLSALAGEVDPEKKRKIIGREFIEVFAEEARKLDGVNFLAQGTIYPDVIESAATKNGKAHVIKSHHNVGGLPEDLAFELVEPIRDLFKDEVRKLGTTLGLPFEMLYRHPFPGPGLGVRILGEVKKEYADILRLADDIFMQELRASGWYDKTAQAFAVFQPVKSVGVVGDGRRYAWVIALRAVETVDFMTARFAHLPYDLVDKISTRIMNEIAEVSRVVYDVSSKPPATIEWE from the coding sequence ATGACTACCAATACTCAAATCACTGAAGATCGTATCCTGATTTTGGATTTCGGTTCTCAATATAGCCAATTGATCGCACGTCGCGTACGTGAGTCTGGCGTATATTCTGAAATGTTTGCCTATGACATGTCTGAAGAAGACATTCGTGCATTTAATCCAAACGGTATCATCTTGTCAGGTGGTCCTGAGAGCGTTCACGAAGAAGGTAGCCCGCGTGCGCCAGAAGTTGTGTTCAACTTGGGCGTTCCTGTATTGGGTATTTGCTACGGTCTGCAAACCATGTCTGCACAACTTGGCGGTAAAGTTGAGCCAGGTACAGTACATGAATTTGGCTATGCAGAAGTAGACATTCAAATCCGTGATGGTCTTATTGGCGATCTTGAAGATTCAGCAGACAAATTGAAAGTCTGGATGAGCCACGGTGACAAAGTGACTCAGATTCCAGAAGGCTTCCAGATTACTGCCAGCACACCAAGCTGCCCGGTAGCAATGGTGTCTGATGAAAAACGCCGTTTCTATGGTATTCAGTTCCACCCGGAAGTAACTCATACTGCTAAAGGTAAAGAGTTACTGTCTAACTTCGTTCACAATATCTGTGGTTGCCGCAGTCTGTGGAACTCTGAAAACATCATCGACCTTCGTGTTGAACAGCTTCGTGAACAGATTGGTGATCAGAAAGTATTGCTAGGTCTTTCTGGCGGTGTGGATTCATCAGTTGTTGCTGCACTTTTACACCGTGCAATTGGCGACCAGTTGACTTGCGTATTCGTAGATAATGGTCTTCTTCGTTTGAACGAAGGCGAGCAAGTGATGGATATGTTTGCGAAAAACATGGGTATCCGTGTGATTCGTGCTGATGCTGAAGATCGTTTCTTGTCTGCACTTGCTGGTGAAGTTGATCCTGAGAAAAAACGTAAAATCATTGGTCGTGAGTTCATCGAAGTATTCGCTGAAGAAGCACGTAAGCTGGATGGCGTGAACTTCCTTGCGCAAGGTACGATTTACCCTGACGTGATTGAATCTGCTGCAACTAAAAATGGTAAAGCACACGTGATTAAATCGCACCACAATGTGGGCGGTTTACCAGAAGATCTAGCATTTGAACTGGTTGAACCAATCCGTGACCTGTTCAAAGATGAAGTACGTAAATTAGGTACCACTTTAGGTCTTCCTTTTGAAATGCTTTACCGTCATCCATTCCCAGGCCCAGGTCTAGGTGTTCGTATTCTGGGTGAAGTGAAAAAAGAATATGCTGACATTCTTCGTTTAGCAGATGACATCTTCATGCAAGAACTTCGTGCAAGTGGCTGGTATGACAAAACTGCACAGGCATTCGCGGTATTCCAACCTGTGAAATCTGTTGGTGTAGTGGGTGATGGCCGTCGTTATGCATGGGTGATCGCACTTCGTGCAGTTGAAACTGTAGACTTCATGACAGCTCGTTTTGCACATCTTCCATACGACTTGGTTGACAAGATTTCGACTCGTATCATGAACGAAATTGCTGAAGTTTCTCGTGTTGTTTATGACGTATCGTCTAAACCACCTGCAACGATTGAATGGGAATAA
- a CDS encoding NirD/YgiW/YdeI family stress tolerance protein has translation MKQMLLVVFLTSTMFATASWAGQREAEMLRNAAQNTVSVAQAKQLVDETAVTLSGVIVKRIRGDHFQFKDRSGSIEIDVDDEVWKPLHLKAGDQVNIMGEVDTQSDNSTIIDVEKLEKISGSKEQ, from the coding sequence ATGAAGCAAATGTTATTGGTTGTGTTTCTCACCAGTACCATGTTTGCTACCGCATCTTGGGCCGGGCAGCGTGAAGCTGAAATGTTAAGGAACGCGGCTCAAAATACAGTGAGTGTTGCGCAAGCAAAACAGCTGGTAGATGAAACAGCGGTCACCTTATCAGGTGTCATTGTTAAACGAATAAGAGGTGATCATTTTCAATTTAAAGATCGTAGTGGATCTATCGAAATCGATGTAGATGATGAAGTGTGGAAACCTCTTCATTTGAAAGCAGGTGATCAGGTCAACATCATGGGTGAAGTTGATACCCAAAGTGATAACTCAACCATTATTGATGTCGAGAAACTGGAAAAAATATCAGGTAGTAAAGAGCAATGA